In Osmerus mordax isolate fOsmMor3 chromosome 23, fOsmMor3.pri, whole genome shotgun sequence, one DNA window encodes the following:
- the si:ch211-200p22.4 gene encoding phosphatidylinositol-binding clathrin assembly protein, translating to MSTFIRRYSRYLNEKAMSYRLVAVDFTKMKRGIDGVMRTMSIEKLIRTLPIIQNQLDALLDFQASPNELTNGVINAAFMLLFKDSIRLFAAYNEGVINLLEYFDMKKHQCKDALDIYKKFLCRMTKLSEFLKVAEQVGIDQGDIPDLSQTTKGSFIAPSSLLEALEQHLASLEGRKTKELTADTRASTLSSAVSSLSTTGLSFSRMDERERQQALEEEQARLQALKDQRLKEIGQHTPSASPSSQSVSSGTNNNHHPSSNNNSSQTLELFSTPAPTPATNSMPNLNSDLFDLQPAFIPAVQSNPSITSANSAWGGLDSQPVSSMSVDFDAVFGAKAASSDVKPAGAAGFDVLGDLLKPTLPSHAPLPMMLSGGKLLANDLDSSLANLVGNLQFGGTPAKKPDMQWSQPGDKKLTGGLSWQNKTMNTPPPAWNPQPMPPQHIPVQHMNGMFYTSYAPAPMAFPMTTPQVPMYGMVPPQMAPMGGVPMMYNQPVLRPTNPFAPMPGAQMQFM from the exons ATGTCGACATTTATCCGGCGGTACAGCCGCTACCTGAATGAGAAGGCCATGTCCTATAGGCTGGTGGCTGTGGACTTCACCAAGATGAAGAGAGG gatcGATGGGGTGATGCGTACCATGAGTATAGAGAAGCTGATCAGGACCCTGCCCATCATACAGAACCAGCTGGATGCCCTGCTCGACTTCCag GCCAGCCCTAATGAGCTAACTAATGGAGTGATCAACGCTGCCTTCATGCTGCTGTTTAAAGACTCCATACGGCTGTTTGCTGCCTACAACGAAGGGGTCATCAACCTGCTGg AATACTTTGACATGAAGAAGCACCAGTGCAAGGACGCCCTGGACATCTACAAGAAGTTCCTCTGCCGGATGACCAAGCTCTCCGAGTTCCTCAAAGTGGCAGAG CAAGTTGGAATAGATCAGGGTGACATCCCAGATCTCTCACAG ACCACTAAAGGATCGTTCATT gctccCAGTAGCCTGCTGGAGGCTCTAGAGCAGCACCTGGCCTCcttggaggggaggaagaccaAGGAGCTGACCGCAgacaccag ggcgtCGACCCTCTCCAGCGCTGTGTCGTCTCTGTCCACCACCGGCCTGTCCTTCAGCCGCATGGACGAGAGGGAGCGccagcaggccctggaggaggagcaggccagaCTGCAGGCTCTCAAG GACCAGCGTCTGAAGGAGATTGGTCAGCACACTCCCTCGGCCTcgcccagcagccaatcagTGAGCAGCGGAACAAATAACAACCACCAccccagcagcaacaacaacagcagtcaGACCCTGGAGCTGttctccacccctgcccccacccccgccaccaacag catgCCCAACCTGAACAGTGACCTGTTTGACCTCCAGCCTGCTTTCATCCCAGCGGTCCAGAGCAATCCCTCCATCACCTCTGCCAACAGTGCCTGGGGAG GTCTGGACAGCCAGCCAGTGTCCTCCATGAGTGTAGATTTTGACGCTGTGTTCGGGGCTAAAGCTGCCAGCAGTGACGTCAAGCCTGCGGGCGCAGCCG gattCGATGTCCTAGGGGACCTCCTCAAGCCCACGCTGCCAAGCCACGCCCCCCTTCCCATGATGCTGTCTGGGGGCAAGCTGCTGGCCAACGACCTGGACTCCTCCCTCGCCAACCTCGTGGgca acCTGCAGTTTGGAGGAACCCCAGCCAAGAA GCCAGACATGCAGTGGAGCCAGCCAGGAGACAAGAAGCTGACGGGAGGCTTATCCTGGCAGAACAAGACCATGAACACCCCGCCCCCCGCCTGGAACCCCCAGCCCATGCCCCCCCAGCACATCCCTGTCCAGCACATG AATGGGATGTTCTATACTAGTTAC gctccAGCCCCCATGGCTTTCCCCATGACGACACCGCAAGTGCCTATGTATGGaatg gtgCCCCCCCAGATGGCTCCTATGGGAGGTGTTCCCATGATGTACAACCAGCCTGTCCTCAGACCAACCAACCCCTTCGCCCCCATGCCCGGGGCCCAg atgcAGTTCATGTAG